Proteins encoded by one window of Manihot esculenta cultivar AM560-2 chromosome 10, M.esculenta_v8, whole genome shotgun sequence:
- the LOC122724837 gene encoding proline-rich receptor-like protein kinase PERK15, with amino-acid sequence MIEFAVSHVFFLLSSDGSVFIEKQLVSPLQHANLNKSRSSEDFEAHGPRKFTFEELAIATRHFSNNNVLSIGDFGDVYKGILPNGETIAIKKLTYVDEQLEEEFENQIMAVGKVRHRNLVRLIGYCCEEYDKLLVLEFIPNKSLRFHLSDTKQRSNLEWSKRMKIAIDSAKGLEYLHEHYHHSKIIHKDIKAENVLLDENFTPKIVDFGLAEFFPKTDPRRISADRKEASAYTDPKISDSQSIFDGSDTYSFGIVLLELITGGRNKDTVNWVSSNTKQYK; translated from the exons ATGATAGAATTTGCTGTGTCACAcgttttctttcttctctcaTCTGATGGATCAGTGTTCATAGAAAAGCAACTAGTGTCTCCACTGCAGCACGCAAATCTTAATAAATCTCGCTCATCTGAGGATTTTGAAGCACATGGACCCAGGAAATTTACATTTGAAGAGCTAGCAATTGCAACACGTCATTTCTCCAACAATAATGTTCTTAGCATTGGCGATTTTGGGGATGTGTACAAGGGAATCCTTCCAAACGGTGAGACCATTGCTATTAAGAAACTTACATATGTTGACGAACAGCTGGAAGAAGAATTCGAGAATCAGATTATGGCAGTTGGCAAGGTTCGTCACCGAAATCTTGTTAGGCTGATTGGCTACTGCTGTGAAGAATACGATAAATTGCTTGTTTTAGAGTTTATTCCCAATAAATCCTTGAGATTTCATCTAAGTG ATACAAAGCAAAGATCAAACTTGGAGTGGTCAAAAAGAATGAAAATTGCTATAGACTCTGCAAAAGGTTTGGAATATCTACATGAACACT atcATCACTCTAAAATTATCCACAAAGACATTAAGGCAGAAAATGTTCTTTTAGATGAGAACTTTACACCAAAG ATTGTTGATTTTGGGCTTGctgaattttttccaaaaactgATCCCAGACGCATCTCCGCTGATCGAAAAGAAGCTAGCGC TTATACAGATCCAAAAATTTCCGATTCTCAATCAATTTTTGATGGATCGGATACTTATTCTTTTGGTATTGTCCTTTTGGAGCTTATTACCGGCGGAAGAAATAAAGATACCGTGAATTGGGTAAGCTCTAATactaaacaatataaataa